In the genome of Dryobates pubescens isolate bDryPub1 chromosome 18, bDryPub1.pri, whole genome shotgun sequence, one region contains:
- the RPL36A gene encoding 60S ribosomal protein L36a, whose translation MVNVPKTRRTYCKKCGKHQPHKVTQYKKGKDSLYAQGKRRYDRKQSGYGGQTKPIFRKKAKTTKKIVLRLECVEPNCRSKRMLAIKRCKHFELGGDKKRKGQVIQF comes from the exons ATG GTGAACGTCCCCAAAACCCGCCGGACCTACTGCAAGAAATGCGGCAAGCACCAGCCGCACAAAGTCACGCAGTACAAGAAGGGCAAGGACTCCCTCTACGCCCAGG gAAAAAGACGCTACGATAGGAAGCAGAGTGGCTATGGGGGCCAGACGAAGCCTATCTTCCGTAAGAAG gctaagACCACAAAGAAGATTGTGCTGAGGCTGGAGTGTGTGGAGCCTAACTGCAGGTCTAAGAGGATGCTGGCCATTAAGAGGTGCAAGCACTTTGAACTGGGTGGAGACAAGAAGAGAAAG GGCCAGGTGATCCAGTTCTGA
- the GLA gene encoding alpha-galactosidase A encodes MAAVRRELLWALAALAALAAALALDNGLARTPPMGWLHWERFLCATDCATDPRRCVSEQLFVEMADVMVTEGWRDAGYEFVCIDDCWMAPTRDKQGRLQADPKRFPSGIRRLADYVHSKGLKLGIYGDVGNKTCAGFPGSYNHYDLDAQTFASWGVDLLKFDGCSSGTLELLAEGYRRMSVALNKTGRGIVYSCEWPFYLRPVQQPNYTEIKQYCNHWRNFVDVYDSWSSIKSILDWTALHQDSIVKIAGPGGWNDPDMLVIGNFGLSWDQAVTQMAMWAIMAAPLFMSNDLRHISPEAKWLLQNREVIAINQDALGKQGYRITKDKNFELWERPLSGQAYAVAVLNQQEIGGPQNFTFSLSFLGNGLACNPACSVQQVLPACRDWGVHSWVSSLSVEVNPTGTVLLKIRAL; translated from the exons ATGGCGGCGGTGCGgcgggagctgctctgggccctGGCGGCGCTGGCAGCGCTAGCGGCGGCGCTGGCGCTGGACAATGGGCTGGCACGGACGCCGCCGATGGGCTGGCTGCACTGGGAGCGCTTCCTCTGTGCCACCGACTGCGCCACCGACCCGCGTCGCTGCGTCAG CGAGCAGCTCTTCGTGGAGATGGCCGATGTGATGGTTACCGAGGGATGGAGGGACGCAGGCTACGAGTTCGTCTGCATCGACGACTGCTGGATGGCCCCGACCCGGGACAAGCAAGGCAGGCTCCAGGCTGACCCAAAACGGTTCCCCAGCGGGATCCGCAGGCTGGCTGACTAc GTTCACTCCAAGGGGCTGAAACTGGGAATCTATGGTGATGTTGGGAACAAGACATGTGCTGGCTTCCCTGGCAGTTACAATCACTATGACCTGGATGCCCAAACGTTTGCCTCCTGGGGTGTGGACCTGCTGAAGTTTGATGGCTGCAGCTCGGGCACGCTGGAGCTCCTGGCAGAAG GGTACAGGCGCATGTCTGTGGCCCTGAACAAGACTGGAAGGGGCATTGTGTACTCCTGTGAGTGGCCTTTCTACTTGAGGCCTGTGCAGCAG CCCAATTACACAGAGATCAAGCAGTACTGCAATCACTGGAGGAACTTTGTTGATGTCTATGATTCTTGGAGCAGCATCAAGAGTATCTTGGACTGGACAGCACTTCATCAGGACAGCATTGTGAAGATAGCTgggccagggggttggaatgaTCCTGACATG CTGGTGATTGGAAActttgggctgagctgggaccAGGCAGTGACTCAGATGGCAATGTGGGCTATCATGGCAGCTCCCCTCTTCATGTCCAATGACCTGAGGCACATCAGTCCCGAGGCCAAGTGGCTGCTCCAGAACAGAGAGGTCATCGCCATCAACCAAGATGCGCTGGGCAAGCAGGGATACCGAATCACCAAG GACAAGAACTTTGAGCTGTGGGAACGGCCCTTGTCTGGCCAAGCCTATGCCGTGGCAGTGCTGAACCAGCAGGAGATTGGGGGACCCCAGAACTtcaccttctctctctccttcctgggCAATGGGCTGGCCTGCAACCCGGCCTGCTCAGTCCAGCAGgtcctgccagcctgcagggacTGGGGGGTTCACAGCTGGGTCTCCTCCCTAAGCGTGGAGGTGAACCCAACAGGGACTGTGCTGCTGAAAATAAGGGCACTATAG